A stretch of the Aegilops tauschii subsp. strangulata cultivar AL8/78 chromosome 4, Aet v6.0, whole genome shotgun sequence genome encodes the following:
- the LOC109735162 gene encoding protein WEAK CHLOROPLAST MOVEMENT UNDER BLUE LIGHT 1, which yields MVEENLEVGDSSLSSPKSVQNLLEPKPTEGTNEDDNSNLEKIACANLETPMHQELPASLILSDEESNLQEISVEQKAPIGDSIIGSSEVDHSGLPSIKEDSHSFPSASNEVDESKDAISDLMTMHSSEENTDAMAQTSVSSREEVQCAPLHNVQDGASCSDSEKTVCEAPPAILQKVKEDKPRFMHRLPDRQMSLRDTRQKMPAPVRRLNSGNYSRTSNFFVDTTKPIESVKVAASRFGGSVNWKTRKTEPVQVGDHVKLEVSLLENEISDCKQQAEAAEAAKLSVFNEIERTNKLIEDLKHDLERAEHEEAHAKEDLDFFQFIVPEMEEGGASDDSVAGEEILKNIQERHKVLVSKLKLVNDELKGVQEDYDSLLIEQDISIEKSQVAIIVSKESEKQAEELTVELNKLKEVLDLARATCHDAEKHKACASLARDEDRLKWKKNLGQAEEKLSQLNKKLSSVEDLKSELEISSSLLVKRNEELNAYVEAKLIKEAQEQGNRTEETMQEETIVSRNELEEHMKGIDKVRDEVCALKVAAASLQSELSIEKEALATMQQLEAMASTTINSLKAEIKLAQQELETVQAKEKKTRNRMSELPGLLQAAAQEADEAKSLAMKAQEVLRTSKGEMEQAKADLSAMEFRLQAVLKETEAAKESERLSLDALRALEESELVASIAEQGSPRMITLDFDEHASLIEKSHQAEELVHEKISVAIAQVEMAKESESLVLAKLSEVYKVLEERKQALLAAKKQADSATEGKLAMEQELRTWREEHGERRKATAEALKSETKHSNPVVIVVERDRDTGGTCKEDSCALVHPLSSDMSARNSPAGPGLREKAKKAKKPRFLRRMMMFLARRRLTAAA from the exons ATGGTAGAGGAGAATCTTGAAGTGGGTGACTCGTCTTTGTCTTCACCAAAATCTGTGCAAAATTTATTAGAGCCTAAGCCAACTGAAGGCACTAATGAAGATGATAACAGTAACCTTGAGAAAATAGCATGTGCCAATTTGGAGACACCGATGCACCAAGAACTTCCTGCAAGCTTGATATTGAGTGATGAAGAAAGCAATCTGCAGGAGATTTCGGTTGAACAAAAGGCTCCCATTGGTGATTCCATAATTGGTTCATCAGAAGTAGACCACAGTGGGTTGCCATCAATCAAAGAAGATTCTCACAGTTTTCCATCTGCCTCTAACGAAGTTGATGAATCAAAGGATGCTATCAGTGACTTGATGACAATGCATTCTTCAGAAGAAAACACAGATGCAATGGCACAGACTTCAGTTAGCTCAAGAGAAGAGGTCCAATGTGCACCTTTGCATAACGTTCAAGATGGTGCTTCCTGTTCTGATTCTGAGAAGACTGTTTGTGAGGCGCCACCTGCTATCTTACAAAAGGTGAAAGAAGATAAACCACGGTTCATGCATAGATTGCCTGATCGCCAGATGAGCCTACGAGACACTAGACAGAAAATGCCTGCACCTGTGAGGAGATTGAACAGTGGGAATTATTCGAGGACCAGTAACTTTTTTGTCGATACAACGAAGCCCATTGAGTCAGTGAAGGTGGCTGCCTCAAGATTTGGTGGTAGCGTCAACTGGAAAACGCGCAAAACAGAACCAGTGCAG GTGGGTGACCATGTCAAACTCGAGGTCAGTCTGCTGGAGAACGAAATTTCAGATTGCAAACAGCAAGCAGAAGCTGCAGAGGCTGCAAAGCTGTCTGTATTCAATGAGATTGAGAGAACAAATAAGCTTATTGAAGACCTGAAACATGATCTGGAGAGGGCAGAACATGAAGAGGCACATGCCAAGGAGGATTTGGATTTCTTCCAATTTATTGTACCAGAGATGGAGGAAGGAGGAGCTAGCGATGATAGTGTTGCAGGCGAGGAGATTTTGAAAAATATCCAAGAACGGCACAAAGTACTGGTGTCCAAACTGAAATTGGTCAATGATGAGTTAAAAGGGGTTCAGGAGGATTATGATTCTTTATTGATTGAACAGGATATTTCCATTGAAAAATCTCAGGTAGCCATCATAGTATCCAAAGAGTCCGAGAAGCAAGCAGAGGAGCTCACTGTAGAGCTCAACAAACTGAAGGAAGTGTTGGATTTGGCTCGTGCCACGTGCCATGATGCTGAAAAACACAAGGCGTGTGCATCCTTAGCTCGAGATGAGGACCGTCTTAAATGGAAGAAGAATCTAGGGCAAGCAGAGGAGAAGCTGAGTCAACTCAACAAGAAGCTTTCCTCTGTTGAAGATCTGAAATCAGAGCTCGAAATATCATCCAGCTTGCTGGTGAAGCGCAACGAAGAGCTAAATGCATATGTGGAGGCAAAACTAATTAAAGAAGCACAAGAACAAGGCAACAGAACTGAGGAGACCATGCAAGAAGAAACCATTGTATCAAGAAATGAGCTCGAAGAGCACATGAAGGGTATTGATAAGGTGAGAGATGAAGTATGTGCCCTGAAAGTTGCTGCTGCATCACTTCAGTCAGAGTTAAGCATAGAGAAAGAAGCACTTGCCACCATGCAGCAGCTGGAAGCAATGGCATCGACCACCATTAATTCTCTCAAGGCGGAGATTAAGCTGGCACAACAGGAACTGGAAACAGTTCAGGCCAAGGAGAAGAAAACCCGCAATAGAATGAGCGAGTTGCCTGGGCTTCTGCAAGCTGCAGCCCAGGAAGCTGATGAGGCAAAGTCTCTTGCTATGAAGGCACAGGAGGTGCTAAGAACGAGCAAGGGGGAAATGGAGCAAGCGAAGGCTGATCTGAGTGCTATGGAATTCAGGCTCCAGGCAGTCCTGAAGGAGACGGAAGCAGCTAAAGAGTCTGAGAGGCTGTCGCTTGATGCTCTCAGAGCGCTGGAGGAGAGCGAGCTTGTAGCAAGCATTGCAGAACAAGGCTCTCCTAGAATGATCACGCTTGACTTTGATGAACACGCGTCTCTCATCGAGAAGTCCCATCAGGCAGAAGAACTTGTCCATGAGAAGATATCTGTTGCAATTGCGCAGGTTGAGATGGCCAAGGAGTCCGAGTCTCTCGTCTTGGCAAAGCTCAGCGAAGTTTACAAGGTTCTGGAAGAACGAAAGCAAGCACTGCTTGCTGCCAAAAAGCAGGCCGATAGTGCCACCGAAGGCAAGCTGGCCATGGAACAGGAACTGAGGACATGGAGGGAGGAGCATGGGGAGCGTCGTAAGGCTACCGCTGAGGCTTTGAAATCTGAAACTAAACATTCAAACCCGGTGGTGATCGTCGTTGAGCGCGATCGGGACACCGGGGGCACATGCAAAGAAGACAGCTGTGCCTTGGTTCACCCACTGTCCTCAGATATGTCAGCCAGGAACAGCCCTGCCGGCCCAGGTTTGCgcgagaaggcgaagaaggcaaAGAAGCCGCGGTTCCTCCGCCGCATGATGATGTTCCTGGCCAGGAGGAGGCTCACAGCAGCGGCGTAA
- the LOC109735160 gene encoding cold-regulated protein 27 → MGEVYLDRSVKPEPADVGIAQGNQVTTLMSAGWTDERHTDYISSMEASFIKRLYNHGNNVNKKDPGTTGFKVLQGGAGVWKKVEFERPNACAQVGAKQNLPANPWIQHFRSRDCSSSARGVGAQTSVGDHESGIRTVPGSTPLSHGRELGACKGENLLDENTEVSDQNFADDDEAEVGAESSKACKKRRLSSSSTYFTQMIQ, encoded by the exons ATGGGCGAGGTGTACCTGGATCGCTCGGTCAAGCCGGAGCCGGCAGACGTCGGCATTGCCCAG GGTAACCAGGTCACTACCTTGATGTCGGCGGGATGGACGGACGAGAGGCACACGGATTACATAAGCTCCATGGAAGCTTCTTTCATCAAGCGACTCTACAATCACGGTAACAACGTGAACAAGAAAGATCCAGGTACCACTGGGTTCAAGGTTCTCCAAGGTGGAGCTGGAGTGTGGAAGAAAGTCGAGTTTGAGAGGCCCAATGCTTGTGCTCAAGTCGGGGCCAAACAAAACCTGCCTGCAAACCCCTGGATTCAGCATTTCAGATCGCGTGATTGCAGCAGCAGTGCAAGAGGTGTTGGGGCACAAACTTCAGTGGGTGATCACGAATCCGGTATCCGTACTGTCCCTGGGAGCACTCCGTTGTCACATGGAAGGGAATTGGGAGCTTGCAAGGGAGAAAACCTTCTCGATGAAAATACAG AGGTCTCTGATCAGAACTTTGCTGACGACGACGAGGCAGAAGTTGGCGCAGAATCAAGCAAAGCATGCAAGAAAAGGCGATTGAGCAGTTCTTCCACTTACTTCACCCAAATGATCCAGTGA